A single genomic interval of Vibrio maritimus harbors:
- a CDS encoding bifunctional diaminohydroxyphosphoribosylaminopyrimidine deaminase/5-amino-6-(5-phosphoribosylamino)uracil reductase RibD: MPKSHMLKALSVSKSALPNCKPNPPVGCVLVDGDQIVSEGFTQPIGCNHAEVEALNKYTGPMDNITAYVTLEPCSFVGRTPACAETLVKSGIKKVVVAMLDPDPRNSGKGIAILREAGVEVEVGLCSEQVSEFLTPYLGKS; this comes from the coding sequence ATGCCCAAATCCCACATGCTCAAAGCGCTTTCAGTTTCAAAATCCGCCCTCCCAAACTGCAAACCCAACCCACCAGTCGGCTGCGTCCTCGTTGACGGCGATCAAATCGTCTCGGAAGGCTTCACACAACCCATCGGTTGCAATCACGCGGAAGTAGAAGCATTAAACAAATACACAGGTCCGATGGACAACATCACAGCTTATGTGACGCTTGAGCCTTGCTCATTCGTAGGCCGAACACCAGCTTGCGCAGAGACACTCGTTAAGTCCGGGATCAAGAAGGTGGTCGTAGCCATGTTAGACCCCGATCCCCGCAATAGCGGTAAAGGCATAGCAATTCTAAGGGAAGCAGGAGTAGAGGTGGAGGTTGGTTTGTGTAGTGAGCAAGTTAGCGAGTTTCTGACACCCTATCTGGGTAAATCGTAA
- a CDS encoding HAD family hydrolase produces MKLDAVLWDYDGTLVNSVPKNIDITKAILSVVAPHLTGEFLPKYLRDEESYHEANHSAKNWQELYVDYYGLTHEEMLTAGGMWAEHQEKNTTEVMLFEGIKDVVTKFSHLPHGICSQNSQNNIRRLLENNSIAAPFKAIVGYNDVSNGNQKPDALGGLKCIDSIFGHTNSQCFMYIGDHEADVKFARNLQTAIGGESRVIAVAAAYSRSVPESWVCKPDYIARTVDDLFEIIGKYA; encoded by the coding sequence ATGAAACTAGATGCGGTGTTATGGGACTATGATGGAACTCTTGTAAACTCAGTCCCTAAGAATATTGATATTACAAAAGCTATCTTATCCGTTGTCGCACCACATTTAACTGGAGAGTTTTTGCCTAAGTATTTACGCGACGAAGAGTCGTATCATGAAGCCAACCATAGTGCTAAAAACTGGCAAGAACTTTACGTTGACTATTACGGGTTAACACATGAGGAAATGTTGACTGCTGGAGGGATGTGGGCGGAGCATCAAGAAAAAAATACAACGGAAGTAATGCTGTTTGAAGGCATCAAAGACGTGGTCACAAAGTTTTCTCATCTTCCTCATGGTATTTGCTCGCAGAATTCGCAAAACAATATTCGCCGCTTACTGGAGAACAATTCGATAGCCGCACCTTTTAAGGCGATAGTAGGTTACAACGATGTTTCCAATGGGAACCAAAAGCCTGACGCACTTGGTGGTCTCAAATGCATTGATTCAATTTTCGGTCATACGAACTCTCAGTGTTTTATGTATATAGGAGACCATGAAGCAGACGTAAAATTTGCGCGTAACCTACAAACTGCAATTGGCGGAGAATCTCGTGTGATTGCAGTGGCGGCAGCGTACAGTCGCTCAGTACCAGAGTCTTGGGTGTGTAAACCTGATTACATAGCACGTACAGTCGATGATCTTTTTGAGATCATCGGAAAATACGCATAG
- a CDS encoding phosphoribosyltransferase family protein → MSTLNEQSSDVVIVSNSSDNPFAIDVAYAMGQHEDISDVISMKHFMNTEFCPRFISDENDMDNIGNSLAGKTVVIVSTGNLVTSRQELAMHNLIIARAAKENGASRVTLVEPDLFFSAQDRGARPELGDKSAERDVADIKKFDGQPFTAMLYAQMLKLAGVDDVITVHNHSVSVQKMFTEVFKGRFYNLIPYEIYAHYLLNSNILSYGPEGEGLVLCAPDKGARDFVKEIYKKLGLNKAKFIMLDKERTAERKVEITLHKESEDTFEGLENPSIVLFDDMVRTGSTVVQSCQFLQQLKPERMVFTVSHFYASTEGRERMSHPALGEILTLNTMPTILNRDEQGRLRKKMVVLKIEKFLAQELCKILNVPQRALEKNPYKIDMSSKNPRFQRKIWFSDQLSELS, encoded by the coding sequence ATGAGCACTCTGAACGAACAATCTAGTGACGTAGTGATTGTTAGCAACTCATCTGATAACCCATTTGCAATCGATGTCGCCTATGCGATGGGGCAGCATGAAGATATCTCCGATGTCATCAGCATGAAGCACTTTATGAATACCGAGTTTTGCCCACGTTTTATCTCTGATGAGAACGACATGGACAACATTGGTAATAGCCTAGCGGGCAAAACCGTAGTGATTGTCAGCACGGGCAACTTGGTCACAAGCCGTCAAGAGCTTGCAATGCACAACTTGATCATTGCACGTGCGGCGAAAGAAAATGGCGCTAGCCGTGTGACTTTGGTTGAACCTGACCTGTTTTTCTCTGCTCAAGACCGTGGTGCTCGTCCTGAGCTGGGTGATAAGTCGGCGGAGCGTGACGTTGCCGATATCAAGAAGTTTGATGGTCAGCCATTTACGGCAATGCTTTACGCACAAATGCTTAAGCTTGCTGGTGTGGATGATGTCATCACTGTACATAACCACTCGGTCTCTGTGCAGAAGATGTTTACTGAAGTGTTTAAAGGGCGTTTCTACAACCTGATTCCTTACGAGATTTATGCGCATTACCTATTGAACTCAAACATTCTAAGCTACGGTCCAGAAGGCGAAGGTCTGGTTCTGTGTGCACCAGACAAAGGCGCTCGTGATTTCGTTAAAGAGATCTACAAGAAGCTGGGCTTAAACAAAGCCAAGTTCATCATGCTGGACAAAGAGCGTACGGCCGAGCGTAAGGTAGAAATCACGCTTCACAAAGAGAGTGAAGATACATTTGAGGGTCTAGAGAACCCAAGTATTGTACTGTTTGATGATATGGTTCGCACTGGCTCGACAGTAGTTCAATCTTGTCAGTTCCTGCAGCAGCTGAAACCTGAGCGTATGGTATTTACTGTGTCGCACTTCTACGCAAGCACAGAAGGGCGTGAGCGTATGTCTCACCCTGCACTTGGTGAGATTCTGACACTGAACACCATGCCAACGATCCTAAACCGCGATGAGCAAGGCCGTCTGCGTAAGAAGATGGTTGTGTTGAAGATTGAGAAGTTCTTGGCGCAAGAGCTTTGTAAGATCCTAAACGTGCCTCAGCGTGCGCTTGAGAAGAACCCATATAAAATCGATATGTCATCTAAGAACCCACGCTTTCAACGCAAAATCTGGTTCTCGGATCAATTGTCAGAGCTGTCATAG